The Setaria viridis chromosome 9, Setaria_viridis_v4.0, whole genome shotgun sequence sequence TGCCTTGCATAAGGCTTTGACAAGGATTTCAAAGGTTGTTGTGTTTGGCTTGATCTCCTTGTCAGGCATCCTCCCATACACCTTCAAGGCATCATCAATCCGGCCAGCTTCCGTAAGTCCTTTAAACATGAGGTTGAAGAAACCGATATTAAACTTTGGCCCATGCTCCCTCCCATCTGCCATTTTGTGGAAATACTGCATTGTATCTTCCACACGGGCTTCCTTGAAGCACGAGTCGACAAGGTAAGTGTAGGTGTATACATCTGGAAGGACCGATTTGGTCTCCATCTCTTCAAAGAGCTTCTCTGCCTCAGCAAGCATCCCGTTCTCACATAGCTTGCCAATGATGTTGTTGAAGCAACCAACATCCATCTGAACATTCTTCCTGGGCTGGCGGTGAAATACCTCAATTGCCTCCTCAAACTTGCCCTCCTTGAAGCACTGGTTGACCATGACATTGTAGGACTCAGCGTTGATGCCAATGAAGGTTGGTGGTGTGTGGTTGTCCATCATGGTCTCCCACAGTTCGTTGGCCTCCTTGTGCTTGCCGTGCTTGAAGAGCATCTCGAGCAGGACGTTGCAGGTGGCCGGTGTCATCTTGAAGCCCCGCTGGAGCAGGGACTGGTAGTTGTCCATGGCCTCCTTGTCCTTACCCTGCTTCCAGTAGCCCTCCATGAAGGTGGTGTGGACGACGCCGTCATAGACAGCGCACCTCTCCGTGAGCTCGTTGAAGAGCTCGAAGGCCTTGTCCCAGTCGTCCAGGTCGATGTAGCCGGCGATGAGGTTGTTGTAGACGAGTGAGTCAGCGCCAGCCCCGCGGTTGAGCATCTCGCGGAGGAGGTCGAGGGCGTCACGGATTCGTCCGGCAGCAACGAGGCCCTTGGTGAGGTGCCGGAAGGTAAcggaggagggggagaaggGCGCCGACGAGAGCATGTCGCGGTACACCTGCATCGCGTCGTCGACGCGGACGGCCTCGCAGTGGGCGAGGATGAGGGTGTTGTAGGAGACGATGTTGGGGACGATGTTGGAGCGGCGGAAGAAGAACTCGAAGAGAGCGACGGCGTCGTCGTGGCGCCCGGCGCGGACCatggccgcggcgacggcgttgCAGGTGAAAACGGTGGGCCGGACgcgggaggagacggcggcgcgggcggcgacggaggcgccGTCGAGATCCCCCGAGCGGATGAGGGACTGGACGCGGTTGTGGAGGCTGAGGCGCGGGCCGACGAGGGCGGAGGTGGTGTCGGGTTGGCGAGGCGCGTTGGGGTCCCGCGGGGGAGGCGGCCCGCGGCGGATGGCGTTCAGCGGCGGCTCGATGCGGAGGCggcgcttgcggcggcggcgctcggcggcggcctcctcggcggaggagaaggcgaAGTGACGGCGGCCCATGGGGGTGAGGAGCCCCGCTAGGGTAGGTGGTGATGATGAGCCGATCGCTGGGGTGGGGAAGGGCGAGGGGTGGAGGTTGGACAGGCGTCGGAGGAGCAGGAGACGGCGGTAGAGCGCCATGTCCCCCTTCGCGCAGCAAGCCTTTCcttggcggtggtggtgggcggcggcggcggaaagaaGGAAGACGGGCGTGGTGTGGGCGTGCGAgcgtgcggcgccggcggcggccagcaaGTAACCCAGTAAAACCCTCGCTGGGAGCTGGCACGGGCCGCAAGTATTCTCGGGCTGGGAAATGGGTCGTGCGTAGTAGTGagtgaagagaaaaaaaatgcggCCCATATATGCCCATTTTCCAATTTCAAGGAATTCCTTCGTCTCACACACGCGCAACGGCCCCGCGGCCCGCTAATAGCTCAGACAAACCAAAAAAGTTCCATTTGCGCTCGCATACTACAGTTAGGTCCACCTGGTACTATGTTCTGGCAAAACTCGCAAACTTCTACGATTGCATGATCCTCTGCTTTGTTGAGAAGTGTCCGACGTATTTCCACAATCCTCTGCTCCTCTCGTTCCTGACTCGAGAAATCAACATGCCTATACACCCCCTAAGTTGAAGATGCTGTATCAATTGGTCCAGCAAATTTCCAAAAATCGAAACCGACAGAGAATCAAGGCACCAACATGTGATAAGCAATTCAATGTGACTGGAGGATTTCGTATTTTCATCACTAACAAAATGGATGATAACAAGAGATCATAGATGCAGGGGACCTGTGAGAAGAAGTCATATGTGCGGATGTGCCACAATCTCATTTTGCCTGTTACGCACAAAGTACCGGATGGTATGTATAGGCTACCTACATTGATTTGGTAGGTGATAAAATAGAGTTCGTCGGAGTTCTGGAGCTGCTACAGCTCACAGCAGTTCGCCAATTACATCCAGAACGAGTCAGCGTAGCACTTGTTGGGCTTTCTGGCCCGATGGCCCCTTCCTCGTTGAGTTACTTCAGAAGCTTCTTCATCCTCGTCTCCCTTGCCGGCGCCGTCATCAGCaggtgcagcagcagcttcaGGTTCAGGAGACTTGCCTTGTTCGGTCATCGATCCCTGCGGCGGTGTGTCGGCCGGCGGGTGGTCTTGGACTTGGTGgtgcgacggcagcggcggcgaggacagGGACGGGGGTGGAACATTGGCGAGGTGCCTGTTGTTGGCCATCCAGTTCCTGAGGGCGCACTCGGGGACGCCGACCTGGGCGCACAAGgcgtcgacggcgccggcgccggccttcTGGATGCTCCACCCGACGCGGTACGCGAACTCCCGCATCCGCTTCCTCTGCTCCGCCGTGGTCTTGGTCCTCTTGATGATGGaccgcggcggtggcgatgaCGGGGGTGGAACCTTGGCAAGGCGCCTGTTGTTGGCCATCCAGTTCCTGAGGGCGCGCTCGGGGACGCCGACCTGGGCGCAGAAGGcgtcgacggcgtcggcgccggcctTCTGGATGCTCCACCCGACGCGGTGCGCGAACTCCCACATCCGCTTCCTCTGCTCCGCCGTGGTCTTGGTCCTCTTGATGGTGGaccgcggcggtggcgatgaCGGGGGTGGAACCTTGGCAAGGCGCCTGTTGTTGGCCATCCAGTTCCTGAGGGCGCGCTCGGGGACGCCGACCTGGGCGCAGAAGGcgtcgacggcgtcggcgccggcctTCTGGATGCTCCACCCGACGCGGTGCGCGAACTCCCACATTCGCCATCTCTGCTCCGCCGTGGTCTTCCTCTTGGTGATGATGAGCCGCGTCTtactcggcggcgccgggggcgcgGAGGCCGACCCCACGACCACCGGCTGCGCGTGGGGCTGGTGCGCGGTGGAGAGGCCGCGCGAGGACTCGCCcagcgcggcgggggcggaggacggGGACGCGGGAGCGAGCGACGGGCGCGTCTGCATCAGTGACGGTGGCGCAGTGGAGAGGGGTAGCGCCGTGGCAGCGACTCCCTGGATCTTGACATGGTTTCCAGCTCCGGCGCCTGCCTGCCTCGTCGTCACAGGTGGCGTCTCGTCGCTGGAATTCGCCGGATTTGGCAGCACCTCCTCGTCGGCCTTGCCATCATCGTGCGTGTTGCCCGGCTGACCGTTAGCACTGAAATAAACCGCTGCAGAGCACCGAGGCAAAAGGGGGTCACTTCAGGGCTTCAGGTAGTTACAATAGGCAAGAGTACAATGGGCAAAAGGGGGTCAGTGATGAAGACGGCGAATGACTAAACAATGTCCATTTTTAGAGGAATTTGATAGAGGAGGTTCTGTTGAACACAAAGTTTGCGATGGTAAAAGGATTCAACAAAGTGACTTACCATCATATGATGCTTCAGAAAGCTTAACAAGTGCATCCAAAAGGTCCTTTTCTTGGACCTGATTCAGGAATAGTACAAAATGTCATCGAAGCAAAAAAGAATATTTGGGACGAGCATATGGATGCAAATCGAGCATTGCCATGCTGAGTTTTAAGGGGAATCTCACTTTGAGTATCGACTTTGCTTTCTCTAAATTAGCTGGATCTGGGTTCTCCCTAAGTAGTCTTTCAACCTACCAATAAGAAGATGGCTAAACATCATCAAACAAAGGCAGAAGAAATCCTTGTTACTTCATCTTTTGTGGAATGGAATTATCATGGGCCAAATGACCGAAGGAATACACAAATGGGATGGAAGAAAGAATAGAATACACTGTAACTAGTAGGAAATACGATACAGAATGATATAATTATGGAAAAGGCTATGTATGAAATCTTAATTTCTAAGACATGTCACAGTATAGAACAAAGtttccaaaaagaaaagaacagaacaatgtcaaaaaaaaaagagaggttGGTAAGCAGTTGAACTTTTGAAGGAGTTCTCCTGCAGCCAAGTTGTCTTTGGACCGCAAGGATGAGTCATGTACCTCGTCTAGAAGGTTAGCAGTTGGGCAAAGGTTAATTATTTCAGAACCATGTTCCAAATCTGAGTCCTTATTCCTGCGCCTCTGATGCTTAATCCCATAGGTTTGGTCCATAACACCCAGACTTGTAGATGCCCTCATCCCAGGCACTTCAGCTTTCCTTTTCCCAGATTCTTGCCTATCATGATCAACACAGGAAGGAATTTGACCAGCATTTGATTCACTATGCTTTTCTTGAAAAATAGGAGATGAAGTACATCCAGACTTCACTTCACAGGATGTCGTCTCACTATCAAGTGTATCATTGGTGCGACCTTTCTGTCAACAAGTACAATCCACAAAAAGGTCCAGATTAGTAATAGGTGGACTATGAACACTACTACCAATTTGTTAAAAAAGTTATGATTTAACCATTTTGACAAAAAAGGTGTATAAATAACTATGACCAAAAATGTTATTAAACTATGAAGGCATAAAAAAATTTCATCATTTACAGTTGCACGCAACCAATAAAGGCACAGTAACGAAGAATGATAGATGACTTCCATAATGGTAGCATGCATGTCCTTTCCAACATCGTTATGGTTAAGCAGGGATAAGATAGCTACAGAAGAAACATTGGAAATGCAAATCAAGAATTCCAAATTGAATGCAAATATTTTGATAAAAGAGAAACATTGCATACCTCCATCACCGCAGAAACTGCCACTGGTAACTGATCAGAAGAGGCACATTTTAAGTATGCTAGTGCATGCCCGTTTACAGATTTAAACCTTTTAGCAGACACCACTTCATGGGGTTCAAAATAAGCTCCTTCTTTGGCCCCATTAGAGCTATCTGATATCCCAATGCCCCTGTTCCGGTAGCCATCACAATAAATGAGCATCAACTCGTTTAATTCTGTATAAGATTTTATTTGTGTGAAAACAAATAAACATTAACACCTTGTTGTGGACATGGAGTGCTCTGATATTGGTGACGGCTGCAACAGACTGAGGCAGCTTGTGGATGAAGTGGATATCTGTCCGGTTGAGCAAATCTTGTCATGAACCACAGCATGCGCATCAAAAGAAGGATTGGTCTTTCTAAGAACAGAAAAATTTGCCAAACTAAATTTCCTGCTCAATAAGAAGGTTAGGCATGTGAAACTGCAGAGAAGTAAAATCTTTTAATAAACATACACTTCATTCTGAGAATAAATGACTAGATATGCTCACCTCAAGGACTTGATATTCTCATTTGAACTGACCTTCACAAGAACTTCTTTATGCTCATTGTGTGATATTCTAAGCTCATTTCTCAGTTTAGTTAGAAGCTTGACCTGTGACTGTAAAAACATAGAGGTAAAGAGTACTGAAGAAAATATCTGATGGGACAATGCAAATTATGACATCTAAAATAATTAATGAGAAGTCACGTTATGGTGTGGAGCCATGGGCCGCATGGCCATGGACCAGCCCTCCCTTACGTACAGACCCAAGTGAACAATCACTATAAGGATGCAGAAATGAAGCAAGTTAATCATGACAAGGTGAGACAGAGGAAAAATAGCAGGTGCTCTCGGGAGCTACTGGCTAGTAGAGTTTGCCCTCAGCCAGGAGACCCAGGTTCGAGTCCTGCTTCCTTCTTAAATCAAACTGGGGGTGCTGTCAGCACCTTCCCGtctcgttttttttttcttgagacAGAGGAAAAATAATGAGAACAACCATTCCAGAAAAACACATACAACATATAATATCTCTGTCAAATCAGCAGAGTACAAAGTTATTACATCAATATGATTCAATTGATCCAGCAGTTTATATTTTCTATGATTTGAGTACTCGTATTTAGAACTTGTATACAAAAAAAGAGGAATACCAATGAGAGGTGGTTTGTCAAGGCAAAGAAAGCTCTTAAAACAGATGCATATGCTGACCGCTCCAAGCAGTGAATCTGAAATACAGTATCTCCAGCATCTGGTAATACACATGCAAGATCTGGAGTATCCTTCATAACTTCAGCATTGCAAGTGTTTCCTTTGGAGTGCAAGCCAGTACTGTGAAAAGAAATGCAGCAGTCCATATAAATTGTGTTGTACTATGTATACACACACGATGGTGGTCAGTACTTGGGAGAATTTGCATGTGCAAGGACTAAGCTAAGGATACGGGAACAGGGGAAATAGATATATAGGCCACATAGAAACATGAAATGGTGCTAGATACCAACATAGAGCATCAAATTTAAAAAGGTTAGAAAACTTGTACTGCGGAACATATGAGTTCACAATTCTTTCAATCAGTATATCTACATTTTATTCTGAGAAGAAATACTAGATATTTCACCTCAAAGAATTGATTTGCTTATTTGATCTGGCCTTCCCAAGACATTCTCTGTGTTCACTCTCCAATATTTTAAGCTCATTTCTCAGTTCCGCGAGACATCCGTGTTTGGCCTGTAAGATATCAAATGTAACTAGCATGTAAAAC is a genomic window containing:
- the LOC117835999 gene encoding pentatricopeptide repeat-containing protein At1g10270, with the protein product MALYRRLLLLRRLSNLHPSPFPTPAIGSSSPPTLAGLLTPMGRRHFAFSSAEEAAAERRRRKRRLRIEPPLNAIRRGPPPPRDPNAPRQPDTTSALVGPRLSLHNRVQSLIRSGDLDGASVAARAAVSSRVRPTVFTCNAVAAAMVRAGRHDDAVALFEFFFRRSNIVPNIVSYNTLILAHCEAVRVDDAMQVYRDMLSSAPFSPSSVTFRHLTKGLVAAGRIRDALDLLREMLNRGAGADSLVYNNLIAGYIDLDDWDKAFELFNELTERCAVYDGVVHTTFMEGYWKQGKDKEAMDNYQSLLQRGFKMTPATCNVLLEMLFKHGKHKEANELWETMMDNHTPPTFIGINAESYNVMVNQCFKEGKFEEAIEVFHRQPRKNVQMDVGCFNNIIGKLCENGMLAEAEKLFEEMETKSVLPDVYTYTYLVDSCFKEARVEDTMQYFHKMADGREHGPKFNIGFFNLMFKGLTEAGRIDDALKVYGRMPDKEIKPNTTTFEILVKALCKAGDLDRARDLVMDMARGAVEPPQEFRESVIDIFKKSNRQEEIEKAFEEKPLPTPQPRTENQPRTEYRPHNAVGVSQGRQPGFSSASPVQLGFGYSQPQQPAFKDTKNQQPGFDSSRQWHSGFGAPQAQHPGYGAPQPVQAVVGPPQPPQAQFGASQGVPGYSNHPSQVGYGSQLPQSGYGFAPHQEQVGFGNQVAHSPPAYVASQSQSSHGTHWSQSGYGSPQGRLGYGSAQGLQHASHLPHHQADFGMPQVQNNNGFPHVQQQSNSVARHGQTAVGTAEGESPQGQLGYGGAQGLQHASHLPHHQAGFGMPQVQNDNGFPHVQQQSNFVARHGQTAVGTAEGESKFGGSYGQPRNDNSKGPPRFGAQTDHHYSTGYRASYGTQGFNGPRGEYETASKDQLDPTSSEDRQQVAF
- the LOC117839170 gene encoding uncharacterized protein, whose product is MGDSVLVVCVIPNAADTAFQIHCLERSAYAAVLRAFCAQSDLLSRAKHGCLAELRNELKILESEHRECLGKARSNKQINSLSTGLHSKGNTCNAEVMKDTPDLACVLPDAGDTVFQIHCLERSAYASVLRAFFALTNHLSLSQVKLLTKLRNELRISHNEHKEVLVKVSSNENIKSLRKFSLANFSVLRKTNPSFDAHAVVHDKICSTGQISTSSTSCLSLLQPSPISEHSMSTTRGIGISDSSNGAKEGAYFEPHEVVSAKRFKSVNGHALAYLKCASSDQLPVAVSAVMEKGRTNDTLDSETTSCEVKSGCTSSPIFQEKHSESNAGQIPSCVDHDRQESGKRKAEVPGMRASTSLGVMDQTYGIKHQRRRNKDSDLEHGSEIINLCPTANLLDEVERLLRENPDPANLEKAKSILKVQEKDLLDALVKLSEASYDAVYFSANGQPGNTHDDGKADEEVLPNPANSSDETPPVTTRQAGAGAGNHVKIQGVAATALPLSTAPPSLMQTRPSLAPASPSSAPAALGESSRGLSTAHQPHAQPVVVGSASAPPAPPSKTRLIITKRKTTAEQRWRMWEFAHRVGWSIQKAGADAVDAFCAQVGVPERALRNWMANNRRLAKVPPPSSPPPRSTIKRTKTTAEQRKRMWEFAHRVGWSIQKAGADAVDAFCAQVGVPERALRNWMANNRRLAKVPPPSSPPPRSIIKRTKTTAEQRKRMREFAYRVGWSIQKAGAGAVDALCAQVGVPECALRNWMANNRHLANVPPPSLSSPPLPSHHQVQDHPPADTPPQGSMTEQGKSPEPEAAAAPADDGAGKGDEDEEASEVTQRGRGHRARKPNKCYADSFWM